One segment of Pectinophora gossypiella unplaced genomic scaffold, ilPecGoss1.1 Pgos_68, whole genome shotgun sequence DNA contains the following:
- the LOC126381621 gene encoding uncharacterized protein LOC126381621: MAERRSDHCVTCARSVRCDRNRHTISREHMEDRPGFAEYVLERINIQEMAQNDVQYMCYRCWVAANRRQARYEQENNEEAAIVPEESHEISVPSYKRVANTSRRCMYSGCQHIDLHRVSFFLKVHLLVEHRVYIPQSARICSNHISANEWSSLYENGETIFTPDQLKDLIDTLRNAYKNKTFLDFENIETISPEELYFHTGLTHAQFGTIINETPSLSEELKKPKTALGAYLLKLRSGEPNVRIASQVGVSKRTLERLFNKVRDCLTREFVGRHLGGFRDSIYRDAEMRDIEMRGMNLICLQLKIGARLSCPIFKPTSHA, encoded by the exons ATGGCAGAACGAAGAAGTGACCATTGTGTTACTTGTGCGCGATCAGTTCGTTGCGATCGAAATAGACACACTATCAGCCGAGAACATATGGAAGATCGACCAGGCTTTGCTGAATATGTTTTAGAACGGATTAATATACAAGAG ATGGCCCAAAATGATGTACAGTACATGTGTTATCGCTGTTGGGTTGCAGCCAATCGAAGACAGGCTAGATATGAACAAGAGAACAATGAAGAAGCCGCAATTGTTCCGGAGGAGTCGCATGAAATCTCAGTACCAAGCTACAAACGGGTCGCCAATACATCTCGCCGTTGTATGTATAGTGGTTGCCAGCATATTGACCTGCATcgagtatctttttttttaaaagtgcaTTTATTAGTAGAACATCGCGTATATATACCACAGTCCGCACGTATTTGCTCTAACCATATTAGTGCTAACGAATGGAGTTCACTGTATGAAAATGGTGAAACCATATTTACCCCAGACCAACTAAAAGATCTCATCGATACTTTGAGGAATgcgtacaaaaataaaacatttctcgATTTTGAAAACATAGAGACAATCTCTCCAGAGGAACTATATTTCCACACTGGCTTGACTCATGCTCAATTCGGGACTATAATTAATGAAACACCGTCTCTTTCCGAAGAGttaaaaaaaccaaaaacaGCCTTGGGAGCATACTTGCTCAAACTAAGGTCTGGTGAACCAAATGTTAGAATTGCCAGTCAAGTAGGTGTTAGTAAAAGGACACTAGAGCGCTTATTTAATAAAGTGCGCGATTGTTTGACGCGGGAGTTTGTGGGCCGTCATTTAGG AGGTTTCCGGGATTCTATATATAGAGATGCAGAGATGCGTGATATAGAGATGCGTGGTATGAACCTCATATGCCTCCAACTAAAGATAGGGGCGCGACTCAGTTGTCCGATATTCAAGCCAACAAGTCACGCCTGA